A part of Pectobacterium cacticida genomic DNA contains:
- the baeR gene encoding two-component system response regulator BaeR yields MTTASDFAVTPPILIVEDEPKLGQLLVDYLQAADYATHWLSNGNDVVAWTRQHSPTLILLDLMLPGCDGLTLCRAIRQFSNVPIIMVTARSEEIDRLLGLEIGADDYICKPFSPREVVVRVRTLLRRCGWQNDGMKAREKSDAALLINITAFQASYLGQNLDLTPAEFRLLKTLSSEPGKVFSREALLDKLYDDYRVVTDRTIDSHIKNLRRKLESLDEATSFIRTVYGIGYRWEAAHCHEV; encoded by the coding sequence ATGACAACCGCATCCGATTTCGCCGTGACGCCACCGATTCTGATCGTCGAAGATGAGCCTAAATTGGGGCAACTGCTGGTGGATTATCTTCAGGCCGCTGACTATGCCACACACTGGCTGTCCAACGGCAATGACGTCGTCGCATGGACGCGACAGCACTCCCCCACCCTTATTTTGCTGGATTTGATGCTGCCCGGTTGCGATGGCCTGACGCTCTGTCGTGCTATCCGCCAGTTTTCTAATGTGCCGATTATCATGGTCACCGCGCGCAGCGAAGAGATCGACCGCCTATTGGGACTAGAGATTGGCGCAGACGACTATATCTGTAAACCGTTCAGCCCGCGTGAGGTAGTCGTGCGTGTCAGAACGCTATTGCGCCGCTGCGGCTGGCAAAATGACGGTATGAAAGCCCGCGAGAAAAGCGATGCGGCGTTATTGATTAATATAACTGCTTTTCAGGCCAGCTATTTGGGGCAGAATCTCGACCTGACACCAGCGGAGTTTCGCCTGCTCAAAACACTCTCCAGCGAGCCAGGCAAGGTCTTTTCTCGCGAGGCGCTGTTGGACAAACTTTACGATGACTATCGTGTGGTCACCGATCGTACCATCGATAGCCATATCAAAAATCTGCGGCGCAAACTGGAATCGTTAGATGAAGCAACGTCGTTTATCCGTACGGTATATGGTATCGGTTATCGCTGGGAGGCCGCCCATTGCCACGAGGTTTAG
- the baeS gene encoding two-component system sensor histidine kinase BaeS, which translates to MKFGITAKLFLAIFATCMLVLITMHWGVRISFERGFIDYIKHGNEQRIMQLRDALAEQYQQHGDWSFLRNNERLVFKMLHTLDQNGDTDNSLQGLRVRLWVLDTDKHKLFGSPAPMPDEATWQPIQVQNQTVGWVVASPVERLTRNADISFDRQQQRTSWLIVALSTLLAIIATWLTARGLLAPVRRLVKGMHSLASGDFSTRVAASSHDELGRLAQDFNQLASTLEKNEQSRRAFMADVSHELRTPLAVLRGELEALQDGMRKPDAYSLHSLQSEVATLTKLVDDLHQLTLSDRGALAYRKTSVDVTHILHIAIAAFHERFQKKRISLTTHLPKQACVFGDPDRLSQLFNNLLENSLRYTDEPGQLAITLFERNKRWIIVWQDSAPGVTDEQLTLIFARFYRAEGSRNRASGGSGLGLAICNNIVEAHSGRLYAEHSPLGGVMLTLELPLHVSN; encoded by the coding sequence ATGAAATTCGGCATTACCGCCAAACTGTTCCTCGCGATTTTCGCTACCTGTATGCTAGTGCTGATTACGATGCACTGGGGTGTGCGAATCAGCTTCGAGCGCGGCTTTATCGATTACATTAAGCACGGCAACGAACAGCGCATCATGCAGCTTCGCGATGCGCTGGCAGAACAATATCAGCAGCACGGAGACTGGTCATTCCTACGCAACAATGAGCGCCTGGTGTTCAAAATGCTGCATACGCTCGATCAAAACGGCGACACCGACAACAGCCTGCAAGGATTGCGCGTGCGCCTCTGGGTGCTGGATACCGATAAACATAAGTTGTTTGGTTCACCCGCGCCCATGCCTGATGAAGCCACCTGGCAGCCGATTCAGGTACAAAACCAGACGGTCGGCTGGGTTGTCGCTTCGCCCGTTGAACGCCTGACCCGCAATGCCGATATCAGCTTCGATCGCCAACAACAACGCACTAGTTGGTTGATTGTGGCGCTCTCAACGCTGCTTGCCATCATTGCCACCTGGCTGACCGCCCGTGGATTGCTCGCGCCCGTTAGGCGATTGGTAAAGGGGATGCACAGTTTAGCGTCAGGCGATTTCAGCACTCGCGTTGCGGCAAGCTCACATGATGAACTTGGCAGGCTGGCACAGGATTTTAATCAGCTTGCCAGCACGCTGGAAAAAAACGAACAGTCTCGCCGTGCATTTATGGCCGATGTTTCCCACGAGCTACGCACACCGTTAGCGGTGCTGCGCGGTGAGCTCGAAGCCTTGCAAGATGGCATGCGCAAGCCCGATGCCTATTCGCTACATTCACTTCAGTCGGAGGTCGCGACACTCACCAAACTGGTGGACGATCTGCACCAGCTCACACTGTCCGATCGCGGGGCGTTGGCTTATCGGAAAACGTCTGTGGACGTGACGCATATTCTGCATATCGCAATTGCCGCGTTCCATGAACGTTTTCAGAAGAAGCGAATTTCGCTTACCACGCATTTGCCCAAGCAGGCCTGCGTCTTTGGCGATCCGGATCGTTTAAGCCAATTATTTAATAATCTGCTAGAAAATAGCCTGCGCTACACCGATGAACCGGGGCAACTCGCTATTACCCTCTTTGAACGAAATAAACGCTGGATCATCGTCTGGCAGGACAGCGCCCCCGGCGTGACCGACGAGCAACTCACGCTAATTTTCGCGCGCTTTTATCGCGCGGAAGGCTCCCGAAACCGCGCCAGCGGCGGTTCTGGGCTGGGGCTGGCTATCTGTAATAATATCGTTGAGGCGCATAGCGGACGGCTGTATGCTGAACATTCGCCATTGGGCGGCGTGATGCTAACCCTTGAGCTGCCTTTGCACGTATCTAATTAA